One genomic window of Corticium candelabrum chromosome 21, ooCorCand1.1, whole genome shotgun sequence includes the following:
- the LOC134196544 gene encoding uncharacterized protein LOC134196544, whose translation MLEEIEVQNCLRQGCCIAPVLFNVYTCLAVERWLVRIEDTEGVGIMIKYKQDKKLFRRYTKNACERKIAECQIADDPAILSSSRSGAEKAAMEYQQTNSDFGLTVSIPKTKHTITGRLVEENDQTPVALEGGDIEMVDEYPYLGSVITSYGRMTVEVDKP comes from the coding sequence ATGTTAGAGGAGATTGAGGTTCAAAATTGTTTGAGACAAGGTTGTTGTATTGCTCCAGTGTTGTTCAACGTGTACACATGTTTAGCGGTGGAGAGGTGGTTGGTTAGGATAGAGGATACTGAAGGAGTGGGCATTATGATCAAGTACAAACAGGACAAGAAATTGTTCAGGAGGTATACTAAGAACGCTTGTGAGAGAAAGATAGCAGAGTGTCAAATTGCTGATGATCCAGCTATTCTTTCATCATCAAGATCAGGTGCAGAGAAGGCAGCAATGGaataccaacaaacaaacagcgaTTTTGGGTTGACTGTTAGCATTCCCAAGACCAAACACACGATAACAGGAAGACTGGTTGAGGAAAATGATCAAACGCCTGTTGCCCTTGAGGGAGGAGACATTGAGATGGTAGATGAGTATCCTTATCTTGGGTCTGTCATTACCAGTTATGGGCGAATGACTGTGGAGGTAGACAAACCGTAG